One segment of Streptomyces sp. NBC_01463 DNA contains the following:
- a CDS encoding GAF domain-containing protein encodes MTDEPPDEAPSHGVPRSPRLPMLLEAVLRVGTDLELRATLQQIIDTATALTDARYGALGVLDPASGRIGELFVTGLSESERAAVGGLPDGHTGLLGALVEEGQPLRCDDLTTDPHSVGVPPGHPPMRSFLGSPIRVHRKVFGNIYLTEKPGGHFTDTDMTLLRVLAAQAGIAIGNARLYEGARQRERWIEGAAAVTNTLLTGENASDALMTVAERARILSDALAGVILQPNEAGGMEIVVASTLEDPAGLVGTAIAPGSPVLVQLLGGEAVFIDDSATDPRMTTPVRTRFGPSMMLPLQSGGRLIGTLALPRRRGARPYTDVDRLLAAQFASQAALALVLADSQHDREQLAVYEDRDRIARDLHDLVVQRLFATEMMLESTRRRAGAAETDELLGRAVDELDSTIQEVRTAIFALQQPPAEAPTTFRGRVLRETSGAAAVLGFQPSVHFAGAVDALVRDPVDGQLLAALRGALAAAHRRLGVSAIEVEVDATAVLPDGRAGVRLAVADDGREPDGSRAPTVIWQAPL; translated from the coding sequence ATGCTGCTGGAAGCGGTCCTCCGGGTCGGTACCGATCTCGAACTGCGGGCGACCCTCCAGCAGATCATCGACACCGCCACCGCGCTCACCGACGCCCGCTACGGGGCGCTCGGGGTCCTGGACCCCGCGAGCGGCAGGATCGGTGAGCTGTTCGTCACCGGGCTGAGCGAGAGCGAGCGGGCGGCCGTCGGCGGCCTCCCCGACGGGCACACGGGCCTGCTCGGCGCGCTGGTCGAGGAGGGGCAGCCGCTGCGCTGCGACGACCTGACCACCGATCCGCACTCCGTCGGCGTGCCCCCCGGCCATCCCCCGATGCGCTCGTTCCTCGGCTCCCCGATCCGGGTCCACCGCAAGGTGTTCGGGAACATCTACCTCACCGAGAAGCCCGGCGGGCACTTCACCGACACCGACATGACGCTGCTGCGGGTCCTCGCCGCTCAGGCAGGCATCGCGATCGGCAACGCCCGGCTGTACGAGGGCGCCCGGCAGCGGGAGCGCTGGATCGAGGGCGCGGCCGCGGTCACCAACACCCTGCTGACCGGCGAGAACGCGTCCGACGCCCTGATGACCGTGGCCGAGCGGGCCAGGATCCTCAGCGACGCCCTGGCCGGGGTGATCCTCCAGCCGAACGAGGCGGGCGGCATGGAGATCGTCGTCGCCTCGACCCTGGAGGACCCGGCCGGTCTGGTGGGCACGGCGATCGCCCCCGGCTCCCCCGTCCTGGTCCAGCTGCTGGGCGGCGAGGCGGTGTTCATCGACGACTCGGCGACCGATCCTCGGATGACCACGCCGGTCCGGACCCGCTTCGGGCCCAGCATGATGCTGCCGCTGCAGAGCGGCGGGCGGCTCATCGGCACGCTCGCCCTGCCCCGGCGGCGCGGCGCCCGCCCCTACACGGACGTGGACCGGCTGCTGGCCGCCCAGTTCGCCTCGCAGGCCGCGCTGGCCCTGGTGCTGGCGGACTCCCAGCACGACCGCGAGCAGCTCGCGGTGTACGAGGACCGGGACCGGATCGCCCGCGATCTGCACGATCTCGTCGTCCAGCGGCTGTTCGCCACCGAGATGATGCTGGAGTCGACGCGCCGCCGGGCCGGCGCAGCGGAGACGGACGAACTGCTCGGCAGGGCCGTGGACGAGCTGGACTCCACGATCCAGGAGGTGCGGACCGCCATCTTCGCCCTCCAGCAGCCGCCCGCCGAGGCTCCCACCACCTTCCGGGGCCGGGTACTGCGGGAGACCAGCGGTGCGGCGGCCGTGCTGGGTTTCCAGCCCTCCGTGCACTTCGCCGGGGCGGTGGACGCGCTGGTGCGCGATCCGGTGGACGGTCAGCTGCTCGCCGCGCTGCGCGGAGCGCTGGCGGCCGCACACCGCCGGCTCGGGGTGTCGGCGATCGAGGTGGAGGTGGACGCGACGGCCGTCCTGCCGGACGGCCGGGCCGGGGTGCGGCTGGCGGTTGCGGACGACGGGCGCGAACCGGACGGTTCGCGCGCGCCGACAGTCATTTGGCAGGCGCCGCTCTGA